A region of Haloplanus sp. XH21 DNA encodes the following proteins:
- a CDS encoding PPC domain-containing DNA-binding protein, which produces MDARELTVSAEYLVAIEDGDDWRAAIEDFADAEDITAAWFTGTGTVRDADVWHYDPAAEEHRSVRFDEPLSVAACVGAVSAPDDGDAAARPHAVLTRPSGQAVGGYLNAATAVGGRVALRAFEEPFDWILDDRTPR; this is translated from the coding sequence ATGGACGCTCGTGAACTCACCGTCAGTGCGGAGTATCTCGTCGCCATCGAGGACGGCGACGACTGGCGGGCGGCGATCGAGGACTTCGCAGACGCCGAAGACATCACTGCGGCGTGGTTCACCGGCACGGGAACGGTGCGGGACGCGGACGTGTGGCACTACGATCCGGCGGCCGAGGAGCACCGCTCGGTTCGGTTCGACGAACCGCTGTCGGTGGCCGCCTGCGTCGGCGCCGTTTCGGCGCCCGACGACGGCGACGCCGCCGCCCGGCCACACGCCGTGCTCACCCGGCCGAGCGGGCAGGCGGTCGGCGGCTATCTCAACGCCGCCACCGCCGTCGGGGGCAGGGTCGCGCTGCGGGCTTTCGAGGAACCGTTCGACTGGATACTCGACGATCGGACCCCCAGATGA